The sequence GGACTTGTAATTATAATTGCAATTGCAagatataaatataattaagagATATAAAAGTTGCAATAAAGAGTTTTCATTCGTTGTATGcttaattttcaaaatataaatatgttaagaCAACTCAATATGTGCACTAGTTTAGTACGGAGTTTATACCATTTCAATGTAAAAGAGCGTATTTACTCCGTATAAAATATGCTTGCAAACCGGTCATTTGCTCCACATTAAAATGAGTCAATAATGTTCTCTATTTATGTCACTTCGATTTAAAACAGAAATTTGTACTTGAAGAATAAGAAACATTTTACGTTTGATGGTTGCCTCTAAGATTCAACCTCCAGACTTTTACAAGTTTCCCTAAAACTGCAGTTCCACTCAAAATGCATATTTGCTTTTAAGGTTTCTTTCATATTTTAGTTCACAACACAAATTTTACTAGATTCCTATATATGGTATATCCTACATAATTAGCTCAAACAAATTTTTAAACGATGGATGCAAAACCAAAGTTTCTTCATGGAACACTTGAAGCTACCATCTTTCATGCCACACCTTATTCACCACCATTTCTACTTAATGTGAGTATCCTCTCGCTAATGATGGTTTTAAGGGTGCACaacgttgttattatcattttttcaGTTCATATTCATAGTCTACATGTAGAAACTATTTTCTAAAAATTGCATAAAACATCAATGAAGACAGAATAGGAATGAAACCATGCATGAATGTAGAACAATGTAGAATGAAGTAAGGATTTATTAACGACACTAGACATGAAAAGCTTACCGACTGTTTTACCTTTTTCAGTGCATTAATCCAACCGGAAAGCCTGCATATGTTACCATCAAGATAGATCATAAGAAGATAGCATCGACTAGTCAAGAAAGTAGCAGAATTTGGAACCAGACCTTATGTGTTCTTTGTGCTCATCCAATAACTTCAACAATCACGATAACCCTCAAGACAACATGCACCATCCTCGGGAAAGTCAACATTCAGGCCCAACAGTTGTTAGAAAAGTCAAGCCTGATTGACGGGTTGTTTCCGGTGTGTATGGAAAACGGGAAGCCACATCCAGATATTAAAATCAGATTCATGTTGTGGTTCAAACCAGCAGAAATAGAAAAAAGTTGGCAAAAGATGATTGACAACAATGAATTCAATGGACTAAGAGACGCTACATTTCAACAAAGGAGTAACTGCAGTGTCACATTGTATCAAGACTCGCATCATAATCTAACGTTCCAACCACCTTCTAATATATGTGGATCACCAAGAAAACTTTGGGAGGACATTTTCCTAGCCATTGAGGATGCTAAACATTTGATTTATATTGCCGGATGGTCTTTTAATCCAAATGTGATACTGGTAAGCAATTATGGAAAGGTCAGGTGGGCTCATTAATGGGTCAAAATTCAATTAAGATTAAGATCAAAATGAAAACAGGCAGGTTTTAAGGCATGAAACAAGCCGCTCTTGGTTGGTTCACCTGCAAACACTTTTTTTCAAAATTTATTTTATACTCCGTAATAGATTAGAAATTAGAACTTAGTATATTGAtcaaatttttaattaaatattttcCAAAGCTTTGAACAAAAATCGGGTGCTTTTTAACTAAATAAATATAATGTATTTCCCTATTCGCTATATTTTGATTAAACTCATTTAAGGAGTGATGGCTATCGTACCAATTGAGCTAGACATGCTTTCCATCCAAATTTATTTAAGTAAATAGTTAAAAGTCTTGACTGTTAATTTCATTTACCAATATAATGTAACAAACACATTCTACATCTTTGAATAGAAGTGATTTACGGTCCATTTTCAACCTGTTCCTCAATTAGCTTACTTTTTGAATTGAGCTTTTAAGTATACACCACAACCCAAATCGACACACTATGAAAATGGGCAGAGATTGCCACCTTTAGCAAACAGAATAACTAGTAATGAGTCTAAAAACTTATTAATCATTCAGGTCAGGGGTTCTGAAACAGACATTCCACATGCTAAAGGTATAAAGCTGGGTGATCTTCTAAAAAGGAAAGCAGAAGAAGGTGTACCAGTTAGAATAATAATTTGGGATGACGAAACTTCATTACCGATACTCAAAAACAAAGGACTAATGAAAACCAACGACGAAAACGCCTTCGCCTATttcaaaaatacaaaagttatatgCCGATTATGCCCAAGATTAAACCACAGCTTCCCAACACTGTTCACACACCATCAGAAAACCATCACAGTTGACACCCGTGGATACTCGTCCTCAAGCAAACGAGAAATAATTAGCTTTATTGGCGGTATAGATCTATGTGACGGCCGATACGATACAGAACAACATTCGCTCTTTAAAAACCTAAATACAGAACAGCAGGCACATGATTTCTACCAAACAAGTATATCTGGAGCAAGTGTAACAAAAGGTGGGCCCAGAGAACCATGGCACGATGCACATGCGAGTGTAACAGGAGAAGCAGCTCGCGATATAATGCACAATTTCGAGCAGCGATGGGTCAAACAGTTTGACCCTGCTCTACTAGTTTCTGTTGACACAATAACAGATCTTGCAAATACGAGCACTCAAACGGAACGGGATTGGAATGTTCAAGTTTTTAGGTCGATTGACCATGAGTCGATCAGCCACCCGCAGAATAATTTTATTGAAAGAAGCATATATGAAGCGTATGTAGAAGCAATAAGACGTGCTGAAAAGTTTATATACATTGAGAATCAATATTTTATTGGGGGATATCATTTATGGGAAAAAGATCAGCATTCGGGATGTAGGAATTTGATACCGATTGAGATTGCACTCAAGGTAGTGAATAAGATTAAAGCAAAAGAGCGGTTTGCAGTGTATATATTGATACCTATGTGGCCAGAAGGTAGTCCAGAGAGTGAATCGGTACAAGATATATTGCATTGGACACGGGAAACGATGAAGATGATGTACGGTTTAATTGGAGATGCACTACGAGATAGTGGTGAGAACTGGCATCCAAAAGATTACTTAAATTTCTTCTGCTTAGCTAACAGGGAAGAAAAAAAGAAAGGAGAGTACGTTCCTCCTCATTCACCTCATCACGCGACACAATACTGGAATGCTCAAAAGCATAGGCGATTTATGGTTTATGTGCATGCAAAACTCATGATAGGTAACCCTGTAACTCCTTTTTTCATACGTTATTATTTTTGTCATCCTATTGAATTGGATTTCCAAAACAATAACCTATTACCATGGAAGACAAGTAGATCAGATTTTACAGGCATAGTCAGAAATCCTCGACCTTAAAGGTGATGGTAACAGTTACAAATGGGTCAATACGGATTGCATTATATTGTTAATGGGTGAAAAAGAGACGATTAAAGAAAACAAGTTTAGGGGTGAAACATGTCAAATGCAGAAAACAAAGTTAAAGCGATTGGGTCAGATGTAgggaattttttttattattattaatttttttttttttttggaaagctaTATAAGAAATGTGCACCAGATGTAAGAAACTAGCTTGAAGTAAGAGAGTCGAATACAAAATACTATATTGAAGTGAAAAGGGTCAAAAGTCATCTAACATGCATTTAAGTACTCACAACCCCATAAATAGTTTTATCTGTAAAAAAGCTATTGTTTTATTTTATTAATAGTTAAATAGACTTTCTGTATCTAGCCTTATATTGGAACAGGATGAACCTGATTATTATATTTCCAAAACTAATATGCCTTAGAAAATCCACAAAACCTTGGGGTGTATAGCATATCTAATTTAAATTCAGAGGATGTTTTACTATGTATTTTTCAGTGGACGATAGTTACATACTGATAGGATCTGCAAACATAAACCAGCGATCCATGGATGGGCAGAGAGACACAGAAATTGCAATAGGATGCTACCAATCAAGAGATGGGAGTAAGCAAACAAATAGAAGAGACATTCATGCTTACCGTATGTCGTTGTGGTATGAACATACTAGACGAGCTGAACAGCTTTTCCAAGAACCCGAAAGTTTGGAATGTGTCGTGAAGATGCGTACACTCGGAGATCTGATGTGGCAAATTTATTCAGGTGATGAGGTCATAGACATGGAAGGCGTCCATCTCGTCAGTTACCCTGTGAGTGTGACACGCGAAGGTAAAGTCGAGGACCATGTGGATAGTGGGGGTCTATTTCCCGATACAAAGGCACAAGTAAAGGGGAAACGGTCTAAAGTTCTACCACCAATATGTACTACATAGAAGATGCTATAAATAATTCACTAGTGGTCTTGTATGAATAGCTGTATACATCTGTACATAGCATCAGGATACCATTTGTTTTACTTTCATTAATTCTCAATACCAACCTAACCTTAAAAGAGATATTTGATTTAAAAAGCAGAGGATAAAGTATATATGTGACATACCTCTGTTAAAGATAGCTTCTGGTGTAAAACTGGGACAACCTTAAGAATTGCtgcaaaataataaaataacagaAAAACATGAGAAAAGATCAAGATCGGCTAAATAATTAGCTTTTGTTGTTTATATATGAGAAACGAACAAAATCATTTGAATCCTGTCTAGGACGAATATTTAGTAATGGCCAGGGATGGGTTGGAAACATCAGAGTATGAGGCCCTCCCGGGTAGCTCGAATAgagaaaaccttctacctttttacCCTTTCTTTTAAATGAACACAATTATTTAATACAGTCCAATAAAGCAAATTACAACTTATTTGAAATTGACATTAGAAGTTCTCAAACTAAACAATACTCAAAACACATACATCATGCAACATACATTATTACAGAATCAGGCAATGTTCACTTCGAGTTATAACCAATCCTTTTAGGTAACGAAGTAAACAACAGCCTTACCAGTCCTGCGCCTTGACATGCTCGTCCTAGGCTAATCCTTACTGGTCTCCAATATTCAGTGCTTTAACAAATTCTAGGCAAAATTAAACTGGTGCGAGGTCCCGGTTTAATATTCATCAACGGTAAATCACAAACTTATACTCCACAAACTCTAAAATTACTATACTGAGAATTACCACCAAAGAAACATAGGCCTAATCAACTCCATtttttgtcatctttccacataaaaaAACATAACAGAATAAGACCCTAGACGTGTCCTACGCATCAGGGCCGAGGCATATTCATCCTTTGATCTTCAAACTTGTTAAAAGTACAAAGAATGTGAACAGAAGCCATAAGCCGAACCTTCAAGTATAATTTTCTTCATCCGCACCGTGGGACCGATTGGTGTGGGGCCGCCCGAGGGTCGGTTTTACCCCTTTTTTATTCTTCATCCACAAGGATATAAGGAATAAGATAGATAATGTAGCTCTAACACCAAAGCAAAATTAAACCTAGGATGAAGCCATTAAGTCTCCTCAAGATAATTTGGCATAGTGGTGACTGCTTAATGGCATCAGAAATTCAACTAATTAAAAATCTCCTATTCTGCATGTTTTAACCCACATCCCTCATATCAATTGTGCCATCCTCATGCAGAAATGATTACGCATTTTAGTCTTATCAAATAAAACCATTAACACACAAGCACGTATAAACCTACTGTTGAGTTAAGGAGTACGATTCCTGCATGCATCTAATACAACTACTATGACCGTGGGAGTCTGACGGCGACAACATCGCTGGGGACTCACGAAAAGAATCTGAATTTCAGGCCCACCTGTGCAGACGGCTGTGTTCTTCACTTATAAATATATACTATACTGTAATATTAAAAACCTAATGATTTAGCCTACAAATTAATTAGAGAGACTCGCCAGTGTGGTCGTGGTCATCGACCATTTTGGTCTCAATGTTACCTACTCAAATTTGAAACATTTGTCAGATTGCAGCAGCGACCTTCCATTGATAACTCCACGGTTGATCTTCCCAGACACTAACAAATGGAACCCAAAAACATGTGCAATCCAGATACATATTTACATATCCATTACTGCTCTCTTTGCCAACTTAGCTTATAAGGCTTCTAGAATCCATCTAGGTTCAGCACAAAGTAGACCAAACTTCAAAAGACGGATAGAAGAAAGGTGAATATCATCTCAATGAAAGTAAACTATTCTGCATACTATATGTTGGCTCAAAAATGTAATACAGACTGCAGAAACCCCAAAAATTTGAAGACTAGGGATGTAgagaagggattttatggcaaaaagGTGTACGTTTGGCAGGTAGAGAAGGGATTTAGATTATTATTACACGGTCATATAATAATAAGAAGGTCATACTTTAGTTTAACGTAAAGTAAAAATAAACATACAATATGTTGAACCTCGAAGTCTTG comes from Rutidosis leptorrhynchoides isolate AG116_Rl617_1_P2 chromosome 4, CSIRO_AGI_Rlap_v1, whole genome shotgun sequence and encodes:
- the LOC139839766 gene encoding phospholipase D alpha 4, coding for MDAKPKFLHGTLEATIFHATPYSPPFLLNCINPTGKPAYVTIKIDHKKIASTSQESSRIWNQTLCVLCAHPITSTITITLKTTCTILGKVNIQAQQLLEKSSLIDGLFPVCMENGKPHPDIKIRFMLWFKPAEIEKSWQKMIDNNEFNGLRDATFQQRSNCSVTLYQDSHHNLTFQPPSNICGSPRKLWEDIFLAIEDAKHLIYIAGWSFNPNVILVRGSETDIPHAKGIKLGDLLKRKAEEGVPVRIIIWDDETSLPILKNKGLMKTNDENAFAYFKNTKVICRLCPRLNHSFPTLFTHHQKTITVDTRGYSSSSKREIISFIGGIDLCDGRYDTEQHSLFKNLNTEQQAHDFYQTSISGASVTKGGPREPWHDAHASVTGEAARDIMHNFEQRWVKQFDPALLVSVDTITDLANTSTQTERDWNVQVFRSIDHESISHPQNNFIERSIYEAYVEAIRRAEKFIYIENQYFIGGYHLWEKDQHSGCRNLIPIEIALKVVNKIKAKERFAVYILIPMWPEGSPESESVQDILHWTRETMKMMYGLIGDALRDSGENWHPKDYLNFFCLANREEKKKGEYVPPHSPHHATQYWNAQKHRRFMVYVHAKLMIVDDSYILIGSANINQRSMDGQRDTEIAIGCYQSRDGSKQTNRRDIHAYRMSLWYEHTRRAEQLFQEPESLECVVKMRTLGDLMWQIYSGDEVIDMEGVHLVSYPVSVTREGKVEDHVDSGGLFPDTKAQVKGKRSKVLPPICTT